The nucleotide window CCATCTCTGCTAATTAGTTCAACCTGCAGATTAtgaattcaattattttcagAACTTGCAGTCAACTAAAGGACTAAAGAATTATACTTTGACCTGAACGGAATCCTGAGAATTTCCTCTGATGTCAAGCAGACTCCAGTTACATGGAGACCATGGAACTTCATTCTCACTTCCTCCACAGCTAAAGGCTAAGGAAACTCCTCCTTGTATAAGAGCATCATCATCTTTCCCCTCACAGACTATTGTGTGCAGCAACTCCATGATGCCCCCATGCCACATGGGAGCTTTGTATGAGGTAATCAAGCCACTTGGGAACATCAGGCTCACTGCGCTTCCATTTTCTAACACCATCTTGGCCACACAACTGCCATTGACAATCTCAAATGTGACTCCATGGCCACTAAATTCACCCTCCAAGTAGTCCACATTGATAGGTGGCTGGTAGGGGATTGAAGCTACTTTTGGCAATGGGAAGTCTCTCTTCTTGTTATTGCATTGAAGAGAACTAAAGGCAGGATGATTAGTTTGATAAGATAGCAGAAGGTTGGTTGGTCTTTTGGAGAAACCAGATAAGAAGTTAGCTGAGAAGAGGGGACAAGATGCCATGCTCATTTGTTCTTCACATTGTCAGGAAGATGATGAGTTACTTATCTACTACACAATGTTTTTTTGGATAGAAGGATATGGGTCCGCTTATCCTTGTATGGTTGTAAACtttcaaagatattttcaaGGAGCCATATTTTACCCTAAGATTTTTCTGGCAAAATTCATCTTATACCTTATTTGACAGCTATTCATGAATGGCAAGTTTTTGGCCTAGAATTAGGCCTTATCTTCtcagatattattatttaaaggaTTCAGATACTAGGAGTGTATTTGTCAACTATTCAAAAAACAAGTACATTTGATTAATCCAATCAACTTGCCCATGTAAGCTTAAAACTAcagttaaatttgatttaaattactCAAATATAAACTCGAACTGAATGGGCCAAGTTCTTGTCAAGGATTAGGGACCATTATCATAAAatcatttgagtttgaattgatatGCACGTTCCAATTTAagttgatttgaatcaaatctaaaattaaattgttttctaACTGAGTTCAAGCTACAATTTATCGATCTTGAATTGAGCCTTGTTCTTACTTAACCCAGATCAAATCCAACCATACCTTACACAAAGTTATATAATACTCTTTTGCTTAAACTTTTAAGTGAAGCcattatttgatatatgaagTTTCTAGTTTCAAAATGTTAACAAATGAGAATCTGCCACACAATACAAGCAAGTTTTTACTATCCTGTGTGTTGAATAAGAATCTTTCTCTTCTTGAGCAGTCACTTAGTAGTAGGCTGGATTGATAAATTACATTTCTTTTTACAAGCACCGTGTGATTACAGTATCAGACTTTCccagaaaagagaaagaaaaaggaaaattcatgTTCATGAGAGAAAATTGAGAAGAACACagaagatatatatttatataattgacaATTGTAATCTACAAATTATCATGCTCAATAACCTGTGCCCCTTTCCACTTTTCACCAGGTTGAACAACCACAGGCACCAGCATTGAAGCAGGGCCTGTGCATATAAAATACTCCTTCCCATATTTCTCTGAGAATGAACCAGGGCTGCCCACATATATGTCTTCAAACCCAAGCCTTATCACTCTAAAGAAAAGCTCACGCCCCTGAAGAAGggtaacataaatataaactatCATCTAATGCAAATGATGGTTAATGATACGCAATATCTAGAGATAAACATGTATTAATTCGTGTactaacaataatttattatcatgttattgagtgattatgaattaaagataaaataatacctaatcgCATAGTGACACGTCATTGTTAACACACAAATTAATACCtattattaatacaattaatCACAAAATCTGCTACTTTACTAATATTACAAGCCAGTgcttataagattttaattcTGCTTGAAGAAAAAGCTTTAAGTTATACCTGATCAAGGGTCTCATATTTTGTAGGTGTGGTGTAGTGAAATTGCTTTGATCTCTCTGCTGGCGGGGCAGCATAAACTCTGCTaagcttattttttaaaattgtaaaggGAACATCTTGCACCTTCCATGAGCCTGGTTTTTCGTCAGGCTCAGAGCCAAACCATCCAGAAGGCTCAGTTTTCATGGCTTCAGATGGAGACAGAAGCTCAAAGGGAGAAGGTAAAGGAGCATAAGGGCAGTAAGAGCAGCCCCTGAGGCCTTGAATTCCTGCCCCCCCTCTTCTCTTGAACTTCATATGGCTGAGTATGGCAGTGGCTAAAGTCACTGCCTTCCTGCCATTGTTCTTGATTACAACTGCTGTTGCCATGCTTAGTGGATAGAGTGATACCACATAATTTATATCAAGCGTTCCACTGCTACAACTCAACTCAACCTGCATCAAAACAACTCAAtgaaacaaagcaaaaaaaggGTCAGTTCTTTCAAAAACAGAGGAATAAGCTAAGCAATACCTGTAAAGCATCAATGGCATCAGAATCAACATCCTTAACAGTCCATTGAGAGGCAGGAATTAGAGAGGCCTTGGAGCCCTTTTCAGAGGCATCATTGATGACCAAACCAATCCCACCTTTGGCCTTGGGACTGTCAGCTCCAACTGTATAAAGAACTTCCTCACAGCCATCCTCTTTCCAATCGACTTTAGGCTTGTATGAAGTGACATGAGCGTCAGGGATACTTAACTTTACAGAGCTACCATTTCTGACAGTCAATTCAACCAAAGGAATGTTGTTGGACTCCAAGAACTTGATGCCTTTTCTGCCAAATTTTTCATTAAGATTCTCAGGAATCAAAAGGGTACTTGTGGAAGGAGcagaagttgaagttgaaaCTGATGTAGCCTTGATGATGTTTGGTTtgggaagagagaaagaaagaagataagCCATAGGTGGATAATGGAAGACAAGTTTTTAACAGCTTCCACGCACCAGTAGACAGGCAGCTAAGCTCATCTTTAGTTTCACAGCAGGTTTTGTTTGCATCTGTATTttggatttatatttatatctgCACTTTTCTGTCTAAATCAATTTTCCGCCAGTTGTATCATTGTTTAGGTGACTGAGTTCATCCAAGCTTCTGTTCACCCCTTAAAATTAAATCCAAGTGAAGACTTATTCAGAAAACTATTGAACGTTACTTAACACAAAATATGAGTTCTAAATTCTAAGTTGTAGGATTGTTTGTATTTAgaattgaaaaatcatcacaaataaataaataaatgtgtcATTAATTTTCCCATAACTCATTGGATTTAAACCAACTCAGAACTTGAACAAAACTTTTTATACTAATGTTGTACTCAAACCAGGCCCTATTCGGCATCAGACTGAAATCCACtgctactttttttttctaatttttgtaattttacatataaGTTGTACATAGAAGGATACATTTGTTAGAAGTCAGTTGAGAATATTGTTTAAAGGTTTATATAATCCACAAAAAGTTAAAACTTCAACACAGAACTTGTAACACAAACTGTGTACAGATCTcgtaaaattaaaacacaaaaacttcAAGTGGTACAAACAACTTGGTTGAATTAAGAAACCATATTTTGGTGGGTTCAAGAATATTAAAGCCTGATAAAGAAAATGTCGGAGAACAAAAGTGGGGAAGAGGTCGTAAGTAGGATTAAGAGTGGCATATACAAACACTGCTAACTGTTCTCGTTTAACAAAACTTCTTCAAGCCAAAATTTCGGAATCTGAATGAAAACCAATAACCCTAACCAAATTTCTAAGGgtacaaatatataatcaattgcCGCTATTACAACTAGTCCTCATCAATtccagcagcagcagcagcttgGTCTCTCCTTGGGCCACCAGCTGGCTTTGCCATTATGATCTGCAACACAGAATAGCAATGCACAGTCAGGAAAGATTTGCTCGGAAGAGGCAAATGAATGTTCCAAACAATGTTTAGTTTCAGTTCTGTAGATTGTGTTCCCTTTTTCTGTAAGAACTATGCACATgcagcatatatatatatatatatatatatatatatatatatatatatatatatatatatatatatatatataaaacaaccaTGACTGAAAGTGAGAATGAATCACCACAAGCTTATGGTTTTAGACCAAAAAGGCACTAGCATTTGATTGCAGTGGTATTTTTGAGGATGGATTTAGAGTGCTTTTGAGTTTCATCTGTTTTATAGGAAAATTTTCAATCCCTTCAACAGCTTACATAGATTTTTCTTTCggcaaaataattaaattaaacgtACTAACATGCAAGACAAGAAATGACATTTAACTGCCCTTAGAGTGCTAGTTTtctcaaaatttcatttgagccattccatttaaaaaatgaaaaaaagtattttagacTATAATCTCTCTTCTTAAAATAAGCTGAAAACAAGTAAAAACATTACCAGATTTATGAGAATCAACAATCAAGACACAGGGCACACGCAAAGGGAGTCAggattaatcaataaattactAATTACCTGATCTACCCTTAATACAGTGCAGGCAGCATCTGCAGAATATTTGAGAGCAAAGAACCTGTATATGAATGAAAGGAAAAATGTTATGGTGATTTCATCTTACAAATCTGTCTGTTGTTATAAActagtgattaaaaaaaaaaaaaaaatttcctacaGACTCTTTCACATGATAAAAGAAATATCTCTAAAACTGAAATGCAACAAGCATCACGcatataaaaagaataacatTCCAACTTTGCACATAAactagaaaacaataaaaagcaACTTACTTGGTCACATAGAGATCCCAAACATTCATGGTTGAGATATCCTTACAAACACCTCCCTCTAAGTCAATGCCTACTTTGGTGTTTCCAGATGCATGTTCAGCATAGAGAGAAGATATGATCTCCATTGCATTTAGTCCAGCATTTTCAGCGAGCGTTCTAGGTATCATCTCAAAACTTTCAGCAAATTTAGCAATAGCATACTGATCCAGTCTGCACTACCCATGAAAATTTAACATCAATAGCTGCTTCTAGTAGTGCTTGAGCCAAATGATAGTATACATACTaggaaaatgatattattaagAGCCATACATTctctttattgttattattcatttcttttctatctGCAACCAAATTGTGCAGAAGAAAGGATGTTCGTTGAACATTGCTACTCCCATATGCAGAGGTGCAATGTTCTTTAAAACCAACACTGACTAAAATCAACACTGACTAAAATCAACagcaaaaagaaacaaaacaattaCCCAGTTTCTTTAAAAGAGAATTCCTTTAGTCTTCTAGCCAACTCAATTTCAGTAGCTGCAGCTCCAGGAATAATGCGACTATCCCTGCACATTGCCTAACAAAAAGAAGTCTCAAGAAAACATTGGATATTAtatcattcaattcaattaccAAAAGAGGTGCAACAGTCATttcaaaatgtaaaatattgaCAAATGACAATGCTTCCACAAGgaacatttgaaaaatatgaaaatgaagtCCAGCTATTTAAGAGGAATCACCTTATATGTATTCACTCCATCATCAACAGCTCTTTCAAGATCATCTAATATACTATCAGTACTTCCCCGCAAAACCACAGTGGAAACAGAGTTTCCACCTTCTTCATTTCTCACTATAGTGACCTACATAACATTGGTTGAAGAGGAGATAAGCAACACTgtacaaaatgataaataaataagtacatGACACAAAGAGACGAGCGATGAAAACTATCAAGCATACCCTAGAACCACCAATTTCCTCGACTGAAACAGAATCCACATATCCCAAGTCATCTGGGTTTGGTTGGCTAAGCTTCAACTGCATGAAGAATGAAATGTAGAATaggaatcaaataaataattctcTTGCATGATGAAATATGTGTGATTTTATACTTACAATAGCAACAGCACCCGTTGTACGGCAAAATCGTCTCAATTCAAACTTTGAGCTGATTTTCAAAACCATGAGCCTACAATCAAGAACATTAAAGTTTGAACAACAGATAAAGGTTGAGAAGGCTAGAGAATAAAATCTTAATGCCCCTAAAAGATGGTATACAGTATTATGGTCTAACAATGAATGAATTATTGAACATATGGATCAATGCAGGAAAACGAAATAAAAGAAAGGAGACTGTAAGTACTTGTAACGTTCACAGAAATGTAATGCCATTTCTCCAACTGCAGCTCCGCTAACAATTACTTTGGCACCTGAATCTGCAACAGCTTTGATGAGCTCCTCAACTTTTGCTTCTTCAGTTTTTGCATAATTTTCTAGCTAAAGAAAGACACCAAGGAAAAAAGTTTAGCTTTACTGCATGTAAAGGATCTTAGCAATAAATTACTTTGACACAACAAAGAAAGGGTGGTACCAAATGAAGACAATTAGTAAACAAACTATCTTATTTTACAGCTATTATAAAAAGTGCTCACTACCACAGAAAAAGGAAGTGCAAAAACCGCCCATTGTCAGAAACACCCCTTTTCAGAAAGATAACTTCATCAAGATTTACCTGTTCAGCATTCTGGATAAGAACAGTTCCTTTAGTTTCAGTTGCAGAGGTGTCAACACCACCAGCAAACACAGCAACCTGAAACCGCACAAAGGCAAATACAAAAGCCCTAAGTGATGGACAAAGTTTAAGTAACAAAACTGAGAAAGTATACATACAAGTACAAAAAGTAACTAATACGAACagcattttttttaacttaagagACGCAGTATGAAAAAAACAAcattagaagaaaatttatatattaaccaGAAACCACTTTATAATATGTAAAGTTCAAGGTGCATCTAAACGTCAATTTCTAGcatctaaataaatataattatcacatttacacaattaaaagaaaaagaggaagtAAGAAGCATAAATAACAGACAAAGAAATTCgtgataaaataattgaaaagacacAGAAAATTACAGGCCAACCTTTGCCTTCTCCATTTTCTTAATGCTTCCCACAGCATCATTCTTCAATATCATACCTCGAACAACTGTGCTATTGTGCAAACCTCCTCCCAAGAGTTTTGCAACGCGAACATTATCTACATTAAAGTTTGCTGGGTTTTTGGGGCACACTTGGATGCATGCCTGCAACAAAAAGAAGGCAAAGCACATCTTTTACTTAAGGAGCTAACAAAGTCAAGCATGTAACAACAAAAGGTAGGACAAGTAATTACATCAGCAATAAGAGAACACAAAAGGTCTTCCAGTCCAAATTGCTTGCTAGCAACAGCAGCTTTCATTCGACAAACAACTTGCCCCTTGTCTCTTACATCCATGTTCTCAGAACCTTTCTCCACCAGTTCATCTAAGACTTCAATTGCCTGacaattaattaagaaataaataagaaaattatatcaCTTTGTTATTCCATGTAAGAAACTGGTTATCTAAGCCACTTGAAGAAGCATATGAAAACCTTGTTGATGGCTTTACTGTATCCACTGATGATTTCACTTGGGTGTAACCCCATCCTGATAAGTTCCTCTGCACCCTGAAGAATCTCCCCAGCAAAAGAGATAGCCAGATTGGCTCCATCACCAATTTCTTCTTGTTGAGCTTTGCCAGCTAGGACCAAAATTTTAGCTGCAGGATGCTGAACTTCAAGTTCATTCACAATAGTGGCAGCATCATTTGTGACAAATAATTTGTCTAAATGATTGATAACCATCTTATTCATACCTGAGAATTTAAGTACATAAGAAATTCAATACTTCAAAGATGCCCTGAAGTTTTTACAGGATTAGTACCTCATATAAGGTCGAATAAAATGAGCATAGAAAGAGGTCTTTGCAAAATAAATAGCTGACCTTTTTCATTATAAACAGATGAAATTTCATGTATTTGCTTAGGTCAATCCTCAAATGAATAATCAGTGAAAATTGTCACACACAATccatcaaatatattaatcattcaTTTTTTCTCACATTTGAATTCACCATTACTGACAAAGAAAAACTGAAATTGCGAAAATTTGAGATAGTGGATTCTCATGAAATGTGTCTATGATCACCTAAAACCAATTTACTCAAATGGTCCAAGTTTCACCAGAATTATTACTTCATCAATCCAACTTCATTCTCCATAATACTTGTGACtagatttgaaaaagaaaagtacaAAAAAGTCTAAATCCGCATCAGCATTTTCAGGGAAATGATTAAGGACTTAAAAGCTTGCCAGAGTCCCCTAGGACTGAAGTCTATTAAACAATATAGATTCATAACAGTGATCAAAAGAAAAACTATGTCATAAATCACCTCTATTCATACACCTTTAGTATCCAGCATTGCTCTACTGATCTGAGTTTTTCCAAGACAATAaattaccaaaagaaaaaaaatctaatccaAATTTTGTTCACAAGCACGCGATACAATCAACTTATCCACAAGTTTCCACCACGCACTTCTAACTTACCCCAAGGTGATCTGAGTTTTTCAACACAATAAAAACACCTACAACAAATTAAACCAAAGCTTCTTCAAAAGAAACAACTAAGTCATCACGAGCCATGAGTATCCAAAGTATACATTTCAAGCCTCTCAATCCTTTATCAATGTTTGCAAGTACTCTCTTAACATGGTTGGTACCAGACTGATTTATCCTACTTAAACTATCGTCAGACAACGCACTTCTTCAGCCCACATAATGAAACCCGTACTACCCATTTCCCATTTCAACGCTCATCTGAAAAGTATGTCGCCATAACAACTATCATAAAGTACCAAAAATCAACTActaaaattacaaatacaaCAGCAAATTTCCCATCCAGATTTAGCATTATGAAACAGCGAGACAACAGAATTCAAAGTGAAGAAGAGGTACCATTAGGTCCCAGAGAAGTGCGAGTGATTGTAGAAAGTTGCTTGCAAGCATCGATGTTTTTGAGAACAGCTTCGTCGAGGCCCGAGAGATGTTTGTGCCCTTCTTTAAGCATAGATTGTACTCCGAAAGATTGCATTGAGAAGCCCATTTCTGAATTCCTTGTTTCGTTTTGTGATataaaaagaaaccctaatacTCGAAAGAAGAATTACAGgtttttcttccttctcctcAGAGTGCAGTGACTGTGTATCCAAACTTAAAGGAATGCCCTAGAACTTTTTAAGAAACGACGTAGTATCTCGTATAAGTCACTAACTCTCAATTGCAATATCTGGTACATAAAATTTggaattaaactataaatatcatttgtaaaaTCTGGTTCCGGTACAAATAATTTAGAGTTAcacttaaattttaacttaagaAATTTCGTAACTTCAAaatcttatataatattttttaaaataataaaatatcgattaaaaaaatttattattttattttaaaatccattttatataatataataaagaataTGTGATACAAAAAatcagaattttataaaatagttaatttgaCCACCGTACTtataaattacttaatcatattttcaattcaGTCCAATCAAATGCAATTCTAAGTATTTGGAACTGTTCCTAATTACAATGACCAGAGAGTTAGAACATTGTTAAAGTGCAATCTTACAGTACCATGAAAATACCATCTACAAAAGCATTTCATTATGAGGATAGTACAAACCAACTTCTCATTAAAACCCCCTCCAGGAATCAGTATAACTAGGtgaaaaaattacatatgaacCTGAAGAAATGAAAATGGTTTAAAATGGTAAAGGAAACatgaatttatactaaaatttaacaattgaaaTAGCAAGAAAAATGGCATCCAAACAGAAAAGAAACATAGTATGTAATCTTCAGGGTTTAGAGCAGTCTTTCTGCCTCACAATAACCATGTATAAGAAAGCTGAGAAGCCTTCTCTTCCTACTACCCTTAACGGAATAATAGATAACTTGTAAATGATGTCATGGAATTAACCAACTTCGATTCTATTCTAATTCAAAGAAAACAGTCCAGGGAAACAATTAGCAAGCACTTGCTACTCCGTTTGAAGAACCCGTCTTGCCAGACAATACAACAGGTGATTTTGAACCTTTGGTGACGGTCTCTTCAACTGCTGCAGCCGATTCAGCCTCTTCTAACTTATTCACCTCTCCATTTGCTTCCTCCACTGGTGTTGCTGTTGTAATTACTTTGTCCTTTATCAATGCTTCGCCTAAATACTTTTTCTCATTATCTTTTCCTATCTTTgcatctttgtctttgtcatcACTAAAAACTTTGCCAGGCTTTCCCTCTATTACCTGTTTTAGATTATTAGTCAACATACAAAGAGAAATAAAGTTCAACATACAATGCAACTCCAATTTTACAAATCAGGAAACACTAGAAATGCAAAAGTAAACTCTTAACAATAATTGGGGCAAAAATCATTAAAGAGGGTTGCTTGCCTGTTTTGGTAACTGGATTTGCTTGGCCTTTTTCTCTTGCATAATCTTCTCGCGAGATTCATAAAACCCAAAATCATCCAGGATGGATCTCTTACTAGAATGAgacttgaaaattttcagaatttgaATACCTTGctcaaaattaacctacatagccaatgaatatttatatttggtGAAAAATAATTGACAACAATATcagataaacaaataaaatataaacaaagatCACATGCAAGCCCACATACCTCTTGAGTGTCCCTACTATTAGTTACAGGCTTATCTTCATTGTTTTCAAGTGTTATATGCCTCAGTGAGCTATTTGGTACATCCTTAATAATATGCCACTTAAGAGGGAAGCAACCAATCCACTTATCCTGTTGCCAGTACTCCACAGTTTTGTCAAAGTCAACAGGACCAGTCATCTCTGCTAAACCAACAAACTGCCCACTGGCATTGACCTGAAATGGAAAAACAGAACAACATTCAGTTACACCAATGAAATTTGCACACTAGCCAACTAAGCTGAACAGATAGTACACTCACAGAGAATAATAGGAATACAGGACAGTCATTGGGCTTCTCCCTAGCTTCACGATATGCCGCATCAAGCTTCTTATTGCCATTAGGCGTACTGGTCCACATATTATACTTAACACTTTTATGAACATCATCCTCACTGTAagattttattacaaaaaattttgcatttacaTAACTCTCAACAAGAAAATCCTCTCCATTGTACTTCTTGTCTGCGACAAGAGGCGACTTATCCTCTGCATTGCTCTCAGTGGATGTAAGGTTCTGTCCTTTAACTGCTAGTGTAATGGGACCAAACCCCTCTTGGTTCTTAAAGCCCTTGGCCCTTGGTCCCTTATTCATCTCATTTAAACCATCCCCATTTTCTTTGCCTGAGCCAGATGCACCATAGACACGACCCCTAGGTTTATACTTACTGTCAACAGTATACCATCCTTGCCCTCCCATCCATGAATCATAGCCAAAGGATCCAAAACCAGAGCCCGCCCTATATGCGTTTCCATAATGGCCATACATTGTGTTGTTTGCATACATCGGATTCACATAATCATAAGTTTCACCAAAGCCAGATGTTGGTCTTGTATGGTGCAGATTCTGTGCCAGTTGTCAAAACAGATGGTTAATAAATTTGTCCtgatacaataataaaaagattcaaCAAAAGCTTGTTTTGTATATGTCtatgattgaaaaataaatgttaCCCAATAAAAAAAGTAAGTGTGACACACCATTTGGTACACTCAACAAACATATTGACATAGTGGTACCACAACAATAGATCTAGCACTAAAATATTTGTGATAGTACTATTGTGCCAATATTTCGTGTGTGTGAATATAGCTAGacagcaaattttttttttttttccaatgtgAAGTTATGAGTTCCAGAGACCTTCTGGCTTCAGTTCATGTTTACCACAGCAAGAGAAGCAAAATGCCAAGAGTCCAACAATAAAAATCTCTAGCATACCGTGACATGTGGATGAGAATGATGATTCTGATTCCTCCCAGATGGATAATTGTTGGAATGAGATGAAGTAAACCCAGCATTGGCAGCATGTTCAGACTGCCCACCAGAAGAAAATACTGAGGAATCATACCAAGCAGTTAGGGAATGAATTCCATCAAAACTATATCTAGGATCATGATATCTTGAAGGAACTGCTGTTGATAAGCCTCCCCCTCTATAAGAACCATTTGGATCTAAATTTGAGTTCTGGTAACTTGGTCTCAGTGGCTTTGACCCATTATTCCCACTAACACTGGAATCTTTTGCTACAGCATTGACGCTTCCTTTATTTGTTTCAGCCGTCACTGAAGTTGAACCTGCACCTTGAGGAGCATAAGGTGGGTAAAAAGGACTTGGATAGTGGTATTGCTGGAGCCCTTGCAGTTGACCATCACCTGGTGAGGGATATATTCCATATGGTGAATAACCATAGCTGTACATGTGAGCAGCATTATCAACATATTGGCCCTGTAAGTAAACAATGACATATCAAATACAATCCTCAGACTGAAAgggtaacaatttttttaaccacATAATTCCCAAACAACAAGACTAACATGAATACAATCAACTAAATACTGGCCAAAACATGAACCATAACCCAACAACAAACTCTATTGATAAATCTGAAAGCAGCTTATTGAGGAATTAGCTGTCCACAAAAGCCAATAGTAAGATTTATCCCACTTTTTCAGCAGAGAACAATGgggaaaaaaattaagcttCTGTGCAacttatttgtttcttttgtacTAGTTGAGAATGACTCTGATAAAGATCATATCCTATTAAAAGTAGAAGCAACTCTAACGGGATCCTCACAAGAAGCAAAATATTACAGTCAGTTTGATGATAAAGAATTACATTGATATATCTTCGTCAGCCTAAAACAAGTCCTTAGACATGATGAAAAATTGATGTTTTTGATcagataaatatttatcaagCTCAAGAACTTCAACATGTCCTACTATGGAGCAACTATAAATGATTCTTAACTCCTCCTGAAACAAGGTTCATAAAAAAATCGATCCCAAAAGTTGAAAGTAAGAGATAAAGCCACCATCCTGTCTTGAACCTAAGAATTATATTCACAAACAAGTAAAGGTAGAACTTGTATCAACCACCTCAATCATATCACAAGTTCCATATCTAAAGAGACTGTTCCACTCAACACCCTCCCCACCACAACCTGAAGAAGAATGATATGTTGCAAAAGAAATTACTTTTTATGTAAAACCCAAAACCAAAAACTGCAAATTGTGCCTCATTCAAACCAAACCCCTCTTAAATTTCAGAAAGGATACACCTGAAAAGAAAAACCATAAATGACTACCCAAAGTTTACAGCATAACAGTATGAATTTGATGATACCCAGCAGTATAGCTTGCATTCAGGTTTAGATGAAAGGACTCTATGCAGATTCGATGGATTGCTACACTAGTTGCCAAGTCAGTGTAATAAATTGGCCCAAATTAATAGAGGTAAGCTATAAGAACACGTTAACCATATA belongs to Mangifera indica cultivar Alphonso chromosome 2, CATAS_Mindica_2.1, whole genome shotgun sequence and includes:
- the LOC123209731 gene encoding T-complex protein 1 subunit theta-like, with amino-acid sequence MGFSMQSFGVQSMLKEGHKHLSGLDEAVLKNIDACKQLSTITRTSLGPNGMNKMVINHLDKLFVTNDAATIVNELEVQHPAAKILVLAGKAQQEEIGDGANLAISFAGEILQGAEELIRMGLHPSEIISGYSKAINKAIEVLDELVEKGSENMDVRDKGQVVCRMKAAVASKQFGLEDLLCSLIADACIQVCPKNPANFNVDNVRVAKLLGGGLHNSTVVRGMILKNDAVGSIKKMEKAKVAVFAGGVDTSATETKGTVLIQNAEQLENYAKTEEAKVEELIKAVADSGAKVIVSGAAVGEMALHFCERYKLMVLKISSKFELRRFCRTTGAVAILKLSQPNPDDLGYVDSVSVEEIGGSRVTIVRNEEGGNSVSTVVLRGSTDSILDDLERAVDDGVNTYKAMCRDSRIIPGAAATEIELARRLKEFSFKETGLDQYAIAKFAESFEMIPRTLAENAGLNAMEIISSLYAEHASGNTKVGIDLEGGVCKDISTMNVWDLYVTKFFALKYSADAACTVLRVDQIIMAKPAGGPRRDQAAAAAGIDED
- the LOC123209669 gene encoding YTH domain-containing protein ECT3-like isoform X1, which translates into the protein MATLSSSSDRILFGFSHLETADLLQNLSLDSENKATNYASKGQYVDNAAHMYSYGYSPYGIYPSPGDGQLQGLQQYHYPSPFYPPYAPQGAGSTSVTAETNKGSVNAVAKDSSVSGNNGSKPLRPSYQNSNLDPNGSYRGGGLSTAVPSRYHDPRYSFDGIHSLTAWYDSSVFSSGGQSEHAANAGFTSSHSNNYPSGRNQNHHSHPHVTNLHHTRPTSGFGETYDYVNPMYANNTMYGHYGNAYRAGSGFGSFGYDSWMGGQGWYTVDSKYKPRGRVYGASGSGKENGDGLNEMNKGPRAKGFKNQEGFGPITLAVKGQNLTSTESNAEDKSPLVADKKYNGEDFLVESYVNAKFFVIKSYSEDDVHKSVKYNMWTSTPNGNKKLDAAYREAREKPNDCPVFLLFSVNASGQFVGLAEMTGPVDFDKTVEYWQQDKWIGCFPLKWHIIKDVPNSSLRHITLENNEDKPVTNSRDTQEVNFEQGIQILKIFKSHSSKRSILDDFGFYESREKIMQEKKAKQIQLPKQVIEGKPGKVFSDDKDKDAKIGKDNEKKYLGEALIKDKVITTATPVEEANGEVNKLEEAESAAAVEETVTKGSKSPVVLSGKTGSSNGVASAC
- the LOC123209669 gene encoding YTH domain-containing protein ECT3-like isoform X2, whose translation is MATLSSSSDQTADLLQNLSLDSENKATNYASKGQYVDNAAHMYSYGYSPYGIYPSPGDGQLQGLQQYHYPSPFYPPYAPQGAGSTSVTAETNKGSVNAVAKDSSVSGNNGSKPLRPSYQNSNLDPNGSYRGGGLSTAVPSRYHDPRYSFDGIHSLTAWYDSSVFSSGGQSEHAANAGFTSSHSNNYPSGRNQNHHSHPHVTNLHHTRPTSGFGETYDYVNPMYANNTMYGHYGNAYRAGSGFGSFGYDSWMGGQGWYTVDSKYKPRGRVYGASGSGKENGDGLNEMNKGPRAKGFKNQEGFGPITLAVKGQNLTSTESNAEDKSPLVADKKYNGEDFLVESYVNAKFFVIKSYSEDDVHKSVKYNMWTSTPNGNKKLDAAYREAREKPNDCPVFLLFSVNASGQFVGLAEMTGPVDFDKTVEYWQQDKWIGCFPLKWHIIKDVPNSSLRHITLENNEDKPVTNSRDTQEVNFEQGIQILKIFKSHSSKRSILDDFGFYESREKIMQEKKAKQIQLPKQVIEGKPGKVFSDDKDKDAKIGKDNEKKYLGEALIKDKVITTATPVEEANGEVNKLEEAESAAAVEETVTKGSKSPVVLSGKTGSSNGVASAC
- the LOC123198499 gene encoding photosynthetic NDH subunit of subcomplex B 2, chloroplastic, which translates into the protein MAYLLSFSLPKPNIIKATSVSTSTSAPSTSTLLIPENLNEKFGRKGIKFLESNNIPLVELTVRNGSSVKLSIPDAHVTSYKPKVDWKEDGCEEVLYTVGADSPKAKGGIGLVINDASEKGSKASLIPASQWTVKDVDSDAIDALQVELSCSSGTLDINYVVSLYPLSMATAVVIKNNGRKAVTLATAILSHMKFKRRGGAGIQGLRGCSYCPYAPLPSPFELLSPSEAMKTEPSGWFGSEPDEKPGSWKVQDVPFTILKNKLSRVYAAPPAERSKQFHYTTPTKYETLDQGRELFFRVIRLGFEDIYVGSPGSFSEKYGKEYFICTGPASMLVPVVVQPGEKWKGAQVIEHDNL